The following nucleotide sequence is from Fundulus heteroclitus isolate FHET01 chromosome 24, MU-UCD_Fhet_4.1, whole genome shotgun sequence.
GTACACGTAACAGTAGCCATTGAgacaatataaatatttttaatttagaacatAAAGATACATAAAGATAAAGTTTTAGTAACTTTTTCGTTACTGGAGGGAAAGTAAGTTGTcgcttcctttaaaaaaagagacacatGAGGGTTTAATCATAACCGTCTTACGTCTGTGGACATAAAACTTGGCCAACAGTAGCAAAAGATTACATAAAATGATCCTGATAAATAATTAGGTTAATAAAAAGTAGATCAATGACGTCACAGCCCTCCCAGCGGTCTTACCGCGGTGGTAGAAAGCTGCAGCTCCCCGCCGGCGGGGGGCGCTGCAGCGGCGCCGCGTCCAGGCAGAACCAGCGCTAACAATGGCAGCCGCCTCGGAGCTCCAGCTGGACCTGCTGCCCTCAGACCCGCTGCTCCACGTCCTGTCCTACCTGAGCTTCAGAGACCTGCTCCGGTAGGTACCGGACGGCACGCGGACATCGAGCAGGAGGCAGCCATTGCTTCCGGAAGCCCGCCGGACCGCCGGGTTCTAGCGGCTAACCCGCGGCTCGTTAGCCCGACACGTAAAAGCTGGTTTTGCCTCTATTTTTCTGCTCAAATATGAGCCTAAACAGGACTGTCAGCGGCTCACAGCCGATAGTTACAGATTAAAGATGAAAACCGAGCAGCTCATGTGACGCTGAGGTGATAAGATTACGTTAAAAGGGAAGATAAAGATCTTGTTTACAGTTAGCTTCATGCTAACAGCTGCAGTTTGTTTACGTCTATTAGTGACCTGATCTGAGCTAAACGAAGGAATAAAACACACCAGAGATATGATGGAATATCTAACGTGACCAAATAAATAATGTTCCTGGCTTTAATGCGTTAGAAATGCGACTGATTGTGATCATTTATTGGAGTTTGAGTCAGTAAATATTAATCAGAGCAATAATAAcacttcctgctgcaggagTATCTCCATGTTGGAATGAAgctgatgttttatttaacagattCAACACAGACtcatcaggaaaaaaacacatctttaaaCTGTCTCTGCCTCACAAAAAATAATCCAGCTTCactcaattcagttcagtttatttatatagtgccaaacaTGAAGGCTCGTTACAAactcaatttaattaaatcatacagacagaatGGTCCAAACATTTCCTACCTGCTTAATTTTACCTAATAAATCATAAAGGAACTAAGATCTACATAAAATCACGTAGCTAAAAGTACACAGTGATGTAGGGTGGAGCCTTTATTGTATCGTTTTATCGttatcagaagaaaaaaaagactccttatcatgataagaatttagttaaaataaaacccagcgATAGAATCCAATTAATGTCTGAAACCTCCCCAAAAAAACTGCAGGTCTAGTCAGGATTGTTATTTGAGACATTTTCTCCACTGTAGGTTCCTTTGGAGCAtcgataaattaaaaaatatatttaaatgttgttaCTTTGTGCTGTTtagtgattttaaaaaatctaatttctttaTGACCCATACTatgagttttgttttaatttatgttaaattaattaaaatgtgttttttttacatacagtaattttatttatgggGCCTGTTACCTACAAAAGACTATAAGAAGCTGGTAATAgtcttttatcttaatttttatcGTTATAACGatatattgtgataaaatgtaaagtccaccggaaaaaaaaacaaaacactgtatCATCCTGcaaatttactttattctgaaatccactgcaattcactgaaattctcaagctgtatgcaaacaaaattttgtcTAATTCTAAGTCTCCCACAGTGGTGTTGTTTGGTCCCTTAGATGTAATAAAGTTATGCTGTTTATTCcagctgtcattgttttataataaaaaggACCATGAAGTGTTGGTTTTGTGTAGTTTACGTATCAAATTTTTAGTATTTCTGCCTTTTCTGTGTATTTTCTGTGTAGCTGCAGCTACGTGAGCAAGAGGCTGAACGAGCTGAGCAAGCACAACCCACTGTGGAAGCGACACTGCTGCAAACACTGGCTGCTGACAGAGTGAGCTCCCTTTAAATCCTTTTGCAGCGTTTTTAAGCCGGCGGCAGTCTGAGGCGGACCGTGTGTGTCTTTGTTGGTGTGTGCAGCGCCGACCGGTCGCAGCGGGGCCTGTCCTGGTACGGCCTCTTCAGACACTACTACTCTGACCTGGGTCGCTACATCCAGCACTACGCGGCGCTGAAGAAGGCCTGGGAGCAGCTGAAGGGCTTCCTGCAGCAGAGATGTCCTCGGATGATCGTTTCGCTCAAAGGTAACGGAAACAGGGAGGAAAAGCTCCTGGTTGGGTTGTTGCTCTGGGCAGCAGCACATccattggggggggggagggctTTGATCCGTTGTTCTTGGAGGCAAAGAACacgttttgtaaatggaaatgagaaaaacaaatgtatccggaaattaaactttgaaacttcttaattaaaaaagattttgagAGTAACTTTGCCGTTTTCtcatatagatttttttaattagatcttttttttattaatttaattttttcaaaccacgtttttcagattttatttttgaaaatgtaagtgtcaggatatttttctgggatgaacccggacacagcacgcacacacagagtcagttcttatgggtgagtttattgaagagtgtAGCAGGTGAATGACGTGGAACCAGAGTCTTACAGCTGACGAGGGTGTAGAGcacagaagctggccggcaggaggcgtgtaacGTAACTGTCCGGGAGGAACATCGGAGGCGTTGAGCTTGAGACCAGAACTTGAGCGGCGTGGACTTGAAAGCAGAACATCGGCGGCGtggaactgagaccagaacatcagtggcgtggaactgagaccagaacatcagcggcGTGGGCTTGAAAACAGAACATCAGCGGTGtggaactgagaccagaaccacagcggcgtgggcttgagagctgagctggagctgggcagtgactgaaacaaaacacagttggaaagaaaaacctctgaCAGGAACTGaacgggagtgaacgctatggaccggcgacgggaacagaaagaggtgagtcttataaagcggtggaaccaggtggaagcaattgtgggttaattgcagcctgtcaggtggaaccgatcaggctgcgcaggaacgagagagaaggagagaggctcagcatgcagccttcaagctgcatcctgacagtaagtttcaattattttcacagatttattttaaaatttaaaatttctcaaatttaaagtttttcacattttatttttttaaaccaagttttacagattttatattttcagattttattgtttaaaaacaatttagatttattttaaaattttagtttttcaatCAGTTTTACAGATTCTGtattgtcaaataaaaaaatttcaagttggattttttttgaaaattgttttttttccaaacaaagtataatttgttttaaaatttaaatgtttatttcaagcagttttacagatttaatattctcagattttattgtttcaaaaaacatttttacagattttatttttgaaaatgttattgtttcaattatttttacagatttattttaaaatttctcaaattttaatttgtcaggttttattttttgaaaccaagttttacagattttaaattttcagattttatagtttaaaaacaatttcgatttattttcaaattttagtttttcaagCAGTTTTACAAATTGtcaaattttaatgtttcatgttttattatttttatttttactgactTTTATGTGTTGCATTCTTTTCAAACTGCACGTTACAGATCACGTTCGCTGCCCTGGGGGCGGGCTTCCTCCGCAGAAAGACCCATTTAAGATAAGAAAATTCACATGttacatcggctcagtaatcagtagtcATAGGAAGAAGGAGTCAAGTAGGATgaggtgcatcaaatatatacagtgtgtactcgttataccatggatcaaaaggagtaggtaagaaaaggaaaacaacaaaaatacaaaaggaaTAAGGATGTCTTCTGTATATTCACTGTGGCTTATACGCGTTGCTAATTTCTGTTGGTCATTAGCAACGTTTTTAGTGGTCAGTGTGCACGTCAAGCAAGATGTGATCTGTAAAACGCAACTGAAGAAGAATGCAATTTGTAAACCTTAATCTGGAaaggagaaattaaaatataaaatctgtagaaaatgcttttttgaaaaaatgaaatctgagaaaacagcaaagattttattaagaagtttttCAAAGTGTAATTTCTGGGTTGCATTGTGTTCAGATTTCCGTTTATAAAACATGTTCTTTTCTTCCAGCTAACTTCACTCTGTACCCGTCCTGCGCTGTCGTGTCGCTTTAGCCAAAGACGTCTttgattttattaagtttttcAAAGTGTAATTTCTGGGTTGCATTGTATTCAGATTTCAGATGTCGCTTTAGCCAAAGACGTCTTCTCTGTTTGACCTGCAGATGGCGCCACCGAGCAGGAGCTGGACGATGTGGAGGCTCAGATCGGGTGCAAACTTCCGGACGATTACCGCTGCTCCTTCCGCATCCACAACGGCCAGAAGCTGGTCATCCCAGGGTGGGTGCGCGGCCGGTgtctctaccccccccccccccaccccttgaTCGACCGGCCCGGTCTAACCGTGTGTCTCTGGGTCCTCAGGCTGATGGGCAGCATGTCTCTCTCCAACCACTACCGCTCTGAAGTGGGGGGCTTCCAGCACAGGAAGGGAACGAGGCGTTCGCTGCCGCTCACCTTCTGCTTCCATACCGGGCTCAGCCAGTATGTGGCGCTGGAGGACGCCGAGGGACGCAAGACGGGGGAGAGCTTCTACCCGTGTCCTGTCAGTACTCCTCCTGTCCGCTCCTTTTTTAGGAagaccgtatttttcagactatatgTCGCACTCTTATTCagagtttggccgatcctgcaacTTATTTATCAAAAACGGTAATTCATCTTGAAGGGCACGAATCAAAgagtataataaaaaaatatatactgtctatagtatatatatattaattgtaccatgatggaggaaaaaagcGCAACAAGAGTTAATTAcccggtcctgccgctgtcccaACGTAGCAGAAGAGCTGAATGGGGTACCGCGTGCGAGCTATTTTTtggaaacacaacgtcacgatgacgtcacatcacgtggtacgcagtggggcaaactccggaaacctgccgctgtttcgctgtaaaagagacgtgcgttagcctaggttttactcggtaaacgactgctttttacaaatctaagaccatgatttttaaacattgttgctatggaacgtgcaacagcgactcgaggtacgctggtcggccgcatatgaaggatgttttcttcaagactgccaaggagaaatgtgtgcgctggatacaccggggcggtcggcctacacaacagttcaacccggaaaaagttaccaaattcaagtacatatgtagcaagcattttgtcggaggaaagggcacaaccgaagaacatcctgacccaattccagcgacatcaagtcaaggtaagagtattttggtggccgacatgttaataaagtagcgcctgctaccatgacagcatataggctatcatggtagcaggcgctaacatgatagcctgctaccaggatagcttactcaaaaacatttcaaatgagacaaacattaaacatatacccattcctggacggtgattgcaaacaacaaaaaaaaaaacggccgacgcttccatgatcgccgcgcaggaaaaaaaaccaaagcttaccgttcatcaactcggccagttttccagtctttttaagccctcgacactcaatccatcgtttgagctgaaggttggtgtgttcttcgacagttcgaccagtaatccgtgtgcctgggacatcgtcttgggaaagtttaacggctataaactcggtcatatcgctgtttctgttgcgcttgtaatagctgggttatccgtgctttctctcctgtatgccctacctaagcggcaaaaggggcgttgctcttgagacggtgacgtcacgtgcgcggtaccgcattgcctAGGGTGACAAATGTGTTGGGGGCGCCCTCTAGCGTCGCCCTTAGGCTTACTTCCCATTATTCATAGAATTACAAAAAAGAGcgaattaaaacatgtttattaaatatatgatCATCCTATGGCGCCCCACAGCCACACGTTTACTTGTCAACCTCATTATTACATTGAATTGATGATTATTATTGCCGATCATTTGATAATTTCCTAattgtggggtggggggggggggtcacgtTACGTTAGGGCTCACCAGGGTCCGacattaacactcgccagtcgccaaatgcgagtaaatttcccgtttggcgagtgaatttcagagggcttgctgccacatggcgagtaaatgtttgtaccaaataaaataaaaaataacataaaaataatgaaacccgtatgatccgttcacagctctgtctatccagagctcagtctagacccgccttctgcggtgctggttcaggttattcacattcagaaccagtcatggctgaacgctggatcagaaaacagatctgctaaccagatacagtctaaaacgccaattagtctgtttagaAGTTTCgttattatttattctgatttttttaactacctgcgctgcggctctgtgcgTCACAgctcttactgcgcctcccccgcaccccctctcggagcaaggtgcttttatcagcggccagccttcaaaacgtgaatcgctacgtttaatgtccttccactcgtaccaaaatgtcccaattaaagtcaataggagagtcagtaactgtttttcatgGGTTTTTCACTGTTTTACCGGGGCTTTTACTGCCTGAAATATCCGACTTTGTTTCCATGCTCAGTGTTTAGTGGCACCAATGGTGATAGTGGTGCTGTTCACCCTTCTGCACAGTTCAGGAATATACTAAAATGTatatgttttcttgtttttcttgccAGATGCACTCAGACAATATTCGCAGAGGCCAGCACCTGCTGATCATTCATGTTCGCCTCTCTCTGAACTTTGTAAGTACACAACTATTGTTGCtgttatttgtattattattattattattattagcaatTATTACTTTTATAATCACATCACATTAATACTACTTATTGTAATCAGTAGTATTATTTAGCCTTCAAGCAGccaaatagtaataatagtggTGGTGGTAGTAATTGTAATTTATCTACAAGTTACATGGtcagataaaatgtatttgtacaaTGCAACTATGTGGTAGGAATATAGAAATGACCAAATGCAATTGTGTAACAAACAGCATAGATGAACTCTGTGTTTACTAGCTGCAGAAGAAGGGACATCCAGTAGTACTCCAGGGACCAGTGCCACACAGGCCAACACACAGCCTGCTTTAGGTGAGATCATTTTTAATAGTATTTATTCAAGCCACATCTATACTTTAAAGTACAATAGAACATTTTTTAGCATGTATCAAAATGCAATAGCTTCTTTTCTTAAAGAAGTTTAACTACATTCATGATAATTTCACTTATTAAACCCCGCTTGTCTGGCTATACAATATGCTTGAATAcaggtgatgaagatgaagggACATCCAGGACCACACCAAGCACTCTGGGCGCCAGTAAAACACAGGTGAGACCAGGGACACCCAGCCGGAAGGTAGTTAGTCCTTTGAATAACTAATTCAAGTCTACAACCATCTGACAAAATATACTAGAAATGAAAACACATGGAAATCACAATAACATTCCATCCCTATGAAAGTAATTTCATCCACAGTTTTATTGAACACCACTGATCaatggagggaggggggggggggcgcaaaaCTCAATCTCGCCTAGGGCAACCAAAGGGCTAGAACCGGCCCTGAGGGGGTGCATCAAAGGTTTGTTATGAATAGAATCAGAGAACCCGATATCAGCTAGACAGAGTTTAATTCAAAAAGGTTTATTGCAATAATGAATTGTGGAGGAAGATGCAGGCAGACAGTAATGGACAGGAGCTCAGAGGATGCAGGTTGGGGTGACTGGCAGAACCAGATTAAAACAGGTGAAGCAGGCAGTgggagaccagaaccagagatgaAAACAGGAGATGACCAGAACAGATGATGTGGACCAAGGAACCACCAGAATGGGCtgagcaagcagctggaactcagGGGGAACAAGGCAGACTTTGAGTAGCACACAGGCACTGGAAGCACACATCAGTGAGAGCTGAACAAGAGCAGGAAATAGAGACCAGTTGGCAGAGCACACAAGAAATGGTGGAAACACGGTGGAAGTGCACAGGAGGCAAGACGAGATCTTCTGTCCCAGaggagttggctgaggcaggtatttGTAGACccgggaacaggtgagcagagttgtaACTGATTAATTGTAActggtggagctgatcaggtggcAGGGAGAAAACAGATCTGATTGGATAATTAATAGATGCTGATAAATGGTGGAGCATGAAGTAAAATAGTCaatccaaaaaagttaaaaacgaaacaaaaaccCACGACAGTGACAATGTGAGGTTACATTTGGTTGGAAACTCAGTTCATTAACTTCAGGTTAGATTCAACAGGTTGGACAAATGTGCTTTAAGATCCAACATAACACAGAGCTCAGCTGGAAGCTAACTAGAATTTTTCTTCTGTATAAAAGGCCTTGAAGTTTGTTACTTTAATCCTTAATTTATGAAACACAGGTACAAAATCAATTAAAGCTGccaatgttttgtgtttttaacagaaagcgTTTATCGTGGAGGAACTCTTGAAGATCCTGGATGATTTGGCCGATCCACAGTTTGAGAGGTTTAAGTGGCTCTTAAAACAACAACGATTGGAGGACTCCCCACCAATCAAAGAGGCAGAACTGGAGAAAGCTGTCAGAGAAAAGGTTGTGGATTTGGTAGTGAGTCGCTATAAATTAGAAGGAGCTTTGGAGGTGATGGAGAGGGTTTTAAACAAAATGGGCGAGAACATTCTGGTGGAGGAAATACAGAAACTAAGATTAACTTCAAGTGGAGTAGCTCACTGCTGGTGTTTCCAGATTAAGGACTTGGACCAATATACAGTGGAAAATTTCGCAcacattgattttaaaaataatatcctACACAAGGAAtccttttcatccacacaagCCAAccagaatatataaaaaaaaaaaaataatcatgtgGTCCCTCTCTATTGGGAGGGTGTAAAACAGCGATTTTTCTTTGCACCCAAGTGTATTGGAGCTGTTtggcttgtaaaaacaaacaagcaaaacgCATCTGAACCACCGTAAAAATCAGCACATCACTGAGCAAATAAATTTTTCCTCCATTGAATAGCTGAGACAGTAACAATGCTCACACATGAGACTTCAGtgttgcattatttgtttcagaCTTTGATGCACGGGAACATAAAAATTCTGTTGCCCAGATACAAATACAAGGATTTGTCAAATCTCTTCTTCGGCCAGAGTtttaagaaataataatttgtagtgatgtgaaaatgagtttttatgTTGATTTAAGGCCAAAACGCATAAAATTTAATAGTTTTCCCTGATGTCTGGCTATGTGTGGATTAGGCCTAAGATTGAACATTTTAAGAAGTTGTAAAAACATATTAAGGCTTCATGGACActttggaggatgttttaagcTCTGAGGTGGAAGAACCCTGCATAGTTTATTCATAAATCTAATTTGTCATTACACCAGAGGATTTTAGGGGAAAATTATTTAAGCTGCCATAGACTGACTGTATAAGCCATTTCATATAGTTGATATAGCTGAAT
It contains:
- the LOC118557765 gene encoding F-box only protein 3-like, yielding MAAASELQLDLLPSDPLLHVLSYLSFRDLLRCSYVSKRLNELSKHNPLWKRHCCKHWLLTDADRSQRGLSWYGLFRHYYSDLGRYIQHYAALKKAWEQLKGFLQQRCPRMIVSLKDGATEQELDDVEAQIGCKLPDDYRCSFRIHNGQKLVIPGLMGSMSLSNHYRSEVGGFQHRKGTRRSLPLTFCFHTGLSQYVALEDAEGRKTGESFYPCPMHSDNIRRGQHLLIIHVRLSLNFLQKKGHPVVLQGPVPHRPTHSLL